A single genomic interval of Helianthus annuus cultivar XRQ/B chromosome 13, HanXRQr2.0-SUNRISE, whole genome shotgun sequence harbors:
- the LOC110901970 gene encoding tabersonine-19-hydroxy-O-acetyltransferase — MVTIGKLLRVTRRQLHTTISRDIIKPANPTPSHLQTYNLSDIDLLADRAYMPFILFYPKNASCSLTVQDKASVLKKSLAQSLTKYHHFAGRLPTPTTPYVYCNDEGVVFHEARNDSRLDEFQFSSARDGNLENLFVDNMVCFNSPGNPNLVGVQLNHFACGGVGLAVSVSHLVADASTLGSFMNHWASVARYGSPTHKEVLPLNPHFIHVPRSNSPLSEAPVMNQQHASTRVLRKFVFPNSKLSDLKKVVASATNNIPTRVEVLSSLLFRTAVAAATTNSGRFKPSYLTMMTDVRKNFVDKLPQTTVGNFVSMMMVPAKHESETSLSMLVDGIKKQKLQLKGVQSVQQTAANIKRVRSKLGNELLEDLARVYGSSSLCGIPFNKVDFGWGKPMVDAAVAVRSLDITGFLLIDTTDGDGIEAHVLLEKEDMEIFQHNKELLSFCQVNM, encoded by the coding sequence ATGGTAACGATAGGGAAGCTCCTACGAGTTACAAGAAGGCAACTTCACACCACTATTTCCAGAGATATAATCAAACCCGCGAATCCAACCCCTTCTCATCTCCAAACATATAATCTTTCTGATATTGATCTACTCGCGGATAGAGCATATATGCCGTTTATTCTCTTTTACCCAAAAAATGCCAGCTGCAGTTTAACTGTGCAAGACAAAGCCAGCGTGCTGAAGAAATCTTTAGCACAAAGCCTAACAAAATACCATCACTTTGCAGGCAGGTTACCCACACCCACAACACCTTATGTCTACTGTAATGATGAGGGAGTCGTGTTTCATGAAGCCCGAAACGATAGCAGACTTGATGAATTCCAGTTTAGTAGCGCACGGGATGGAAATCTTGAGAATCTATTTGTAGATAATATGGTGTGCTTCAACTCTCCTGGCAACCCAAATCTTGTTGGGGTTCAACTCAATCACTTCGCATGTGGTGGAGTCGGGCTTGCAGTTTCTGTGTCACACCTCGTTGCTGACGCTTCCACTCTTGGATCGTTTATGAATCATTGGGCTTCCGTAGCACGCTATGGATCGCCAACCCACAAAGAGGTACTACCTTTGAATCCGCATTTCATTCATGTCCCAAGGAGCAACTCTCCTCTGTCCGAAGCTCCGGTGATGAACCAACAGCATGCCAGTACTCGTGTCCTGAGAAAATTCGTGTTTCCTAACTCGAAGTTAAGTGATCTTAAGAAGGTTGTCGCCTCGGCGACAAACAATATCCCTACTCGGGTCGAAGTATTAAGCTCTCTACTTTTCAGAACCGCGGTAGCTGCTGCTACCACGAATTCTGGTCGTTTTAAGCCATCTTATTTAACAATGATGACCGATGTACGTAAAAATTTTGTGGACAAGCTGCCACAAACGACTGTGGGAAATTTTGTGTCGATGATGATGGTACCTGCAAAGCACGAAAGTGAAACTTCGTTAAGTATGTTGGTTGATGGGATAAAGAAACAGAAGCTGCAACTGAAAGGAGTCCAAAGTGTGCAACAGACAGCTGCAAACATTAAACGGGTTCGATCCAAATTGGGAAATGAACTTTTAGAAGATTTGGCTAGGGTATATGGCAGTAGCAGTTTATGTGGGATCCCATTTAACAAAGTCGATTTCGGGTGGGGAAAGCCCATGGTTGATGCAGCTGTTGCAGTTAGATCACTAGATATAACTGGGTTTCTTCTCATAGATACCACAGATGGTGATGGCATTGAAGCACATGTGTTGTTGGAAAAGGAAGACATGGAGATATTTCAGCATAACAAGGAGTTACTTTCATTTTGCCAAGTTAATATGTAA
- the LOC110899763 gene encoding acylsugar acyltransferase 3: MVMIGKLLRFGRRQLHTIISRDIIKPANPTPSHLQTYNLSELDLLIGKLYLPMLLLYPNKDSCSLTAQDKTRVLKNSLSQSLTKYYPFAGRLPTLKTPYVDCNDKGVVFLEARSEAKLEEFQLGMAQDENLDNLFADNMVCNNSPHSTNLVGIQLNHFVGGGVGLAVSLSHLVGDGCTLGSFVNHWASVARYGSADHKEVLPLNPHFIHVPRTDSSEAPVMNQQNAGLSTPVTRKFFFPNSKLNDLKKLVTSATNDIPTRVEVLTSLLYKTTVAAATTNSGCFKPSYLMIPANIRRRLPELPRTAVGNFVSRMMVPTTHARETSLSMLVREIKKQKWQLEGVKSMQQATENYKLLMSKLGNDQDLKTLIKRSYTCSSLCGYPFNKVDFGWGKPMATAIALRSAGQNSFVLIDAANGDGIEAHVTLEIQDMEIFQNDKELLSFCQIN; this comes from the coding sequence ATGGTGATGATAGGGAAGCTCCTACGGTTTGGAAGAAGGCAGCTTCACACCATTATTTCTCGAGATATAATCAAACCCGCAAATCCAACCCCTTCTCATCTCCAAACTTATAATCTTTCCGAGCTTGATCTACTCATCGGGAAGTTATACTTACCAATGCTTCTGTTATACCCAAACAAAGATAGTTGCAGCTTAACTGCCCAAGACAAAACCAGGGTGCTGAAGAACTCTTTGTCCCAGAGCTTAACAAAGTACTATCCCTTTGCTGGCAGGTTACCCACACTCAAAACACCTTACGTAGACTGTAACGACAAGGGAGTCGTGTTTCTTGAAGCCCGAAGTGAAGCTAAACTAGAAGAATTCCAGCTTGGTATGGCGCAAGATGAAAATCTCGACAATCTTTTTGCGGATAATATGGTGTGCAACAACTCTCCTCATAGTACGAATCTTGTCGGGATTCAACTCAATCACTTCGTTGGTGGTGGAGTCGGGCTTGCAGTATCTTTGTCACACCTCGTTGGTGACGGTTGCACACTTGGATCGTTCGTGAATCATTGGGCTTCCGTAGCACGCTATGGATCGGCCGACCACAAAGAGGTGCTGCCTTTGAATCCGCATTTCATTCATGTCCCAAGAACCGACTCATCAGAAGCTCCGGTTATGAATCAACAGAATGCTGGACTCAGTACTCCTGTCACGAGAAAATTCTTCTTTCCTAACTCAAAGTTAAATGATCTTAAGAAGCTTGTCACGTCAGCTACAAACGATATCCCTACTCGGGTCGAAGTATTAACCTCTCTACTTTACAAAACCACTGTGGCAGCAGCTACCACAAATTCTGGTTGCTTTAAGCCATCTTATTTGATGATTCCGGCCAATATACGTAGAAGGTTACCCGAGCTGCCCCGAACTGCGGTGGGAAATTTTGTGTCGCGTATGATGGTACCAACAACACATGCGAGGGAAACATCGTTAAGTATGTTGGTTCGTGAGATAAAGAAACAGAAGTGGCAACTTGAAGGAGTTAAAAGTATGCAACAGGCAACTGAAAACTATAAATTGCTGATGTCTAAACTGGGAAATGATCAAGATTTAAAAACACTGATTAAGAGATCATATACATGCAGCAGCTTATGTGGGTACCCGTTTAACAAAGTGGATTTCGGGTGGGGAAAGCCCATGGCTACAGCTATTGCCCTTAGATCAGCAGGTCAAAACAGTTTTGTGCTGATAGATGCTGCAAACGGTGATGGTATTGAAGCGCATGTGACTTTGGAAATCCAAGACATGGAAATATTCCAAAATGACAAGGAGTTGCTTTCATTTTGCCAAATTAATTAA